In one window of Heterodontus francisci isolate sHetFra1 chromosome 24, sHetFra1.hap1, whole genome shotgun sequence DNA:
- the ears2 gene encoding nondiscriminating glutamyl-tRNA synthetase EARS2, mitochondrial, with protein MLLAVLRYQTRQLGPQAGASGLAVGWKAVLGSGLCSGSGAGERPENGVRVRFGPSPTGFLHLGGLRTALYNYVFAKKNGGSFILRIEDTDQNRLVPGAAENIEDVLEWAGIPPDESPRRGGSCGPYQQSERLDLYLKATETLVMKNAAYYCFCSPQRLEMLKKEALRMRQTPKYDNRCRHLTSKQIEERLAQGCPHVIRFRLEEGAEPFEDLVYGLNRMDPASVEGDPVIIKADGFPTYHLANVVDDHHMKISHVLRGTEWLASTAKHVLMYRAFGWDPPAFAHLPLLLNKDGSKLSKRQGDLFIHNFSRNGFLPEALLDIVTNCGSGFSGNRPGRILEELVSEFAVTRITTHSALLDLDKLPEFNRIHLLRRIESASSRHQLVTELQALVKKEYRNKLMDGEALHTDYVERVLLHRKGHITLLRDLVSPAYSYLWIRPSVPREQLLNLSEEGEKICSMVLRLFQTWPNGSVTPTELNSELRALQTQFIGTKYSVMMKLLRLALSGQQQGPSVAEMMLSLGPKEVCQRLQQVIIH; from the exons ATGTTGCTGGCGGTACTGAGGTACCAGACTCGGCAGCTGGGGCCTCAGGCCGGCGCCTCTGGCCTGGCTGTGGGGTGGAAAGCGGTACTAGGATCAGGCCTGTGCAGTGGGTCCGGGGCTGGCGAGCGGCCGGAGAACGGGGTGAGGGTGCGGTTCGGGCCAAGCCCCACAG GCTTCCTCCACCTAGGTGGACTACGCACAGCTCTGTACAATTACGTATTTGCCAAAAAAAATGGAGGCAGCTTTATTCTACGGATAGAAGATACAGATCAGAATCGTCTCGTACCTGGAGCAGCCGAAAATATTGAGGATGTACTGGAGTGGGCAG GTATCCCCCCTGATGAAAGCCCTCGGCGAGGAGGCTCCTGTGGACCATACCAGCAGTCGGAGCGACTGGACCTGTACTTAAAAGCCACTGAGACTCTGGTAATGAAGAATGCAGCGTATTATTGCTTCTGCAGCCCCCAGCGTCTGGAAATGTTGAAGAAGGAAGCACTGAGAATGAGACAGACACCAAA ATATGATAATCGCTGTAGGCACCTGACTTCAAAACAGATCGAGGAGCGACTGGCACAAGGATGCCCTCATGTTATTCGATTTCGTCTGGAGGAGGGCGCCGAGCCCTTTGAAGATCTGGTGTATGGACTGAACAGGATGGATCCTGCCAGTGTGGAGGGAGACCCTGTCATCATTAAGGCGGACGGGTTTCCAACCTATCACTTGGCAAACGTGGTGGATGACCACCACATGAAGATCAGCCACGTTCTGCGGGGCACGGAGTGGCTTGCTTCCACCGCCAAGCACGTGCTGATGTACAGGGCCTTCGGCTGGGACCCGCCAGCTTTTGCTCACCTTCCTCTCCTCCTGAACAAAGATGGCAGCAAGCTGTCCAAGCGCCAGGGCGATCTGTTCATCCACAACTTTTCCCGGAATGGATTCCTGCCTGAGGCTTTACTCGACATTGTCACCAACTGTGGATCCGGCTTCTCAG GAAATCGGCCAGGTCGAATCCTAGAGGAGCTGGTCAGCGAGTTTGCTGTGACCAGGATCACAACCCATTCTGCACTCCTGGATCTCGACAAGCTGCCAGAGTTCAACAG GATTCACCTTCTGCGGCGTATTGAGAGTGCCAGCTCACGGCATCAGTTGGTGACAGAGCTGCAAGCCCTGGTTAAGAAGGAATACAGGAACAAGCTGATGGACGGAGAGGCCCTGCACACTGACTATGTCGAGCGGGTGCTGCTACACCGGAAG GGTCACATCACCCTTTTGCGGGACCTGGTATCACCGGCTTACTCCTACTTGTGGATCCGGCCTAGTGTGCCCCGTGAGCAACTGCTGAACCTGTCGGAAGAAGGAGAGAAGATCTGTAGCATGGTGCTGCG CCTGTTCCAGACCTGGCCGAATGGCAGTGTGACCCCAACAGAGCTGAACTCCGAACTGAGAGCGCTACAGACACAGTTCATAGGCACCAAGTACAGTGTCATGATGAAGCTCCTTCGACTAGCTCTTAGTGGGCAGCAG CAAGGACCGAGTGTGGCTGAGATGATGTTGTCTTTGGGGCCTAAAGAAGTGTGTCAACGTCTGCAGCAAGTGATCATCCATTGA
- the LOC137383672 gene encoding UNC93-like protein MFSD11 isoform X3, which yields MGYFQLLTSLHHLWSQLLDRSCQWYSVELFTVLWTAQGSFLILNSDYTTINRNTGIFWALLQGSMLFGNLYVYLQWRDATVISDHDRSTLFIVLSMCALAGTAILLALKNIRPEDNSSEINDPPLLESKLLKEKVTSTVDQITSEFWSMLRLFRTKNMLLLSVTIVYSGLVLTFYSGVYGTCIGATRQFGTVAKGLVGLTGMFIGIGEILGGGIFGLLCVNNQFRRTSAILFGVIVHLLAFYLIFLMIPGDTPIVGPTSSRYTPYLSPSPTAALVSSFLLGLGDSCFNTQLYSTLGILYPQQGGPAFAIFKFVQSISAAVAFGYSNYLLLSWQLLILTTFCFFGTLSFFTVERIEDNASDLQDL from the exons ATGGGGTATTTTCAGCTTCTAACCTCATTGCACCATCTGTGGTCGCAGTTGTTGGACCGAAGTTGTCAATGGTATTCAGTGGAGTTGTTTACAG TGCTCTGGACAGCTCAGGGGAGTTTCCTTATCTTGAACTCTGACTACACCACTATCAACAGAAACACTGGCATCTTCTGGGCTCTGTTACAGGGCAG CATGCTGTTTGGGAACCTCTATGTTTACCTGCAATGGAGAGACGCAACAGTGATCTCAG ATCATGACAGGAGTACCTTGTTTATCGTGTTGTCCATGTGCGCTCTCGCTGGGACGGCCATCCTTCTTGCGCTGAAAAACATCAGACCAGAGGACAACAGCTCTGAAATCAATGATCCTCCACTTCTTGAATCTAAGCT GCTTAAAGAGAAAGTGACCTCGACTGTGGATCAGATCACGTCAGAATTCT GGTCAATGTTGAGGTTGTTTCGGACAAAGAACATGCTGCTACTGAGCGTGACAATAGTGTACAGCG GGCTGGTGCTGACCTTTTACAGTGGGGTGTACGGGACATGCATTGGAGCCACCAGACAGTTCGGGACAGTGGCCAAGGGTCTCGTTGGTCTCACGGGGATGTTCATTGGCATTGGAGAGATTCTCG GGGGTGGGATCTTCGGGCTGCTGTGCGTCAATAACCAATTCCGACGTACCTCAGCAATCCTTTTTGGAGTCATTGTGCATCTCCTGGCATTCTACCTGATCTTCCTTATGATCCCAGGTGACACCCCGATAGTGGGCCCGACCAGCAGTCGCTACACGCCCTACCTCTCCCCCAG CCCCACTGCAGCGTTAGTGAGTAGCTTCCTGCTCGGGTTGGGCGACAGTTGCTTCAACACTCAGCTCTACAGCACCTTGGGCATCCTGTACCCACAGCAAGGCGGCCCGGCTTTCGCAATTTTCAAATTCGTACAG TCCATTTCTGCAGCAGTGGCATTTGGATACAGCAACTATCTGTTGCTGTCCTGGCAGCTCCTCATCTTGACCACCTTCTGTTTTTTTGGCACACTTTCCTTTTTCACTGTGGAGAGAATCGAAGACAATGCCTCAGACTTGCAAGATTTGTAA